DNA from Electrophorus electricus isolate fEleEle1 chromosome 5, fEleEle1.pri, whole genome shotgun sequence:
GTGTATGCAGGCAACATTTGTGCAGACATTTGCCTCTACCGAGTGGATATCACAATGCCGCACATTTCTGTGAGCTACATTTTGTTGTGTGGACAGTTCCTGTTGCTTGTTACGATGTTGCTTTTGCAATGCCTGGACGGGATCCACTCCCAAAACTCAACCGAGACACCCGGAAACACAGTAACGAccgcaacaacaacaacaacaacaacgacgaTCGCCACCAGCGCCGTCACTTCCACAGCAGCCGGTCACCCCGGACAACCTGAAGGAAACGCCACGGATAGTTTCATAGCCTCTGATCAGTCAAATCACACGGAGCAGTACGAGTACAACCCTCCGTCTCCAGTCGTCCTCTGCCGCTACCTGTACGTAGCTGGCCAGGTAGCCAGCAGCTGGCATATGGAGCTTATATCCTGGTCCTGATATCCAAATGGGTGTTTGTAGTGTCTTGTAATGCCGTTTAATGTACACTTTTTATTTAGGCCCGAGGAGTTTATATACTGTCACGACCCCGTCGACCATGACGGAAATGTGACGGCCTTTATTGAGATGGGACATGGGTGTGTAAAGGCGAGTATTAAGTTGTGTATGTGCTAAAGATCTGTGAGCAAGGTGACAGTAATACTCGGTTTTAAGAGCGTATTCATGTTTTCTTGGACTAACGACATGCTTTGATCACTTTTTAACGGAGAGTTTACAGTAGCCAGGCAAACCTCTAAGACAGGCATT
Protein-coding regions in this window:
- the tm2d2 gene encoding TM2 domain-containing protein 2; translated protein: MPHISVSYILLCGQFLLLVTMLLLQCLDGIHSQNSTETPGNTVTTATTTTTTTTIATSAVTSTAAGHPGQPEGNATDSFIASDQSNHTEQYEYNPPSPVVLCRYLPEEFIYCHDPVDHDGNVTAFIEMGHGCVKIGNQGQVYKDVNHTQVLCSALDGIECAGPREFLRGNEPCIKYTGHYFITTLLYSFFLGCFGVDRFCLGHTGTAVGKLLTLGGLGIWWFVDLILLITGGLAPSDGSNWCTVY